The following are encoded together in the Kribbella sp. CA-293567 genome:
- a CDS encoding IS481 family transposase — protein sequence MSHVNATLTPRTRLRLARLIVDQGWSCAAAAKMFMVAAKTARKWAQRYRAEGPAGMADRSSRPRRSPFKTPPHLVRRIVRLRWRHRLGPVQIAGRLGLPASTVHAVLVRCRINRLSRIDRVTGEPLRRYEHDYPGSLIHVDVTKFANIPDGGGWRYLGKQQGDKNRAGTALRTGRTAKGHPNIGTAFVHTVIDDHSRLAYAEIHTNEKASTATAVLQRAVAWFTHHGVTVERVLSDNGSCYRSHAWHDTCTALAITPKRTRPYRPQTNGKIERFHRTLADGWAYARLYNSTNQRNTALPGWLHFYNHHRAHSAIGGKPPISRLTNLPGHHN from the coding sequence GTGTCCCACGTTAACGCGACTTTGACCCCCCGCACCCGGCTACGGCTCGCGCGTCTGATCGTCGATCAAGGCTGGAGCTGTGCCGCGGCGGCGAAAATGTTCATGGTCGCAGCCAAAACGGCGCGCAAATGGGCCCAGCGGTACCGCGCCGAAGGACCTGCAGGGATGGCTGACCGCAGCTCCCGCCCGCGCCGCAGCCCCTTCAAGACCCCGCCACACCTGGTACGCCGGATCGTGCGGTTGCGGTGGCGCCACCGGCTCGGCCCGGTACAAATCGCCGGCCGCCTCGGCCTGCCCGCCTCCACCGTCCATGCAGTACTGGTGCGCTGCCGAATCAACCGGCTGTCCCGGATCGACCGGGTCACCGGCGAACCCCTGCGCCGCTACGAACACGACTATCCCGGATCGCTGATCCATGTCGATGTCACCAAATTCGCCAACATTCCCGACGGCGGCGGCTGGCGCTACCTGGGCAAACAACAAGGCGACAAAAACCGTGCCGGCACCGCGCTACGGACCGGACGCACCGCCAAAGGCCACCCCAACATCGGTACCGCGTTCGTGCACACCGTCATCGACGACCACTCCCGCCTCGCCTACGCCGAAATCCACACCAACGAGAAAGCCAGCACCGCCACCGCAGTACTCCAACGCGCCGTCGCCTGGTTCACCCACCACGGCGTCACCGTCGAACGCGTCCTGTCCGACAACGGATCCTGCTACCGCTCCCACGCCTGGCACGACACCTGCACAGCACTCGCCATCACCCCGAAACGCACCCGGCCCTACCGGCCACAAACCAACGGCAAAATCGAACGCTTCCACCGCACCCTGGCCGACGGCTGGGCCTACGCCCGGCTCTACAACTCAACCAACCAACGCAACACAGCCCTACCCGGCTGGCTCCACTTCTACAATCACCACCGAGCCCACTCCGCCATCGGAGGCAAACCACCAATCAGCCGACTGACCAACCTCCCTGGACATCACAACTAG